CTGTCAAGTATATCCACATCGTCGTCTCTTTCCTCTATTTTTTCCTGGAGCGCCGTATTATTGCTTTTAAAAACCTCTATGCTCTGCTTCAGCATATCCTGCACGATGTCCGCCATCCTGAGCGCCGGAAAACGATTGGGCATGACCCTTACCCACCAGCCGGACGAGTTGGCTTTAGCCCCTTTTTTCCTGAATGCAATTATCTCTGGGGGGGTCATTGATTCATTACCGGGACAGAATGGGCATACAGAATGGTTTTTTGTAATTACAGCCTGGGCTTCATGTTCATGCTGAAAATCCGAGGGCCTTCTGGCCCTTTCAGGGGACATTATAACCCATTCCCTTGTTATGAGGTCTTTTCTTAATTCAGACATCCGTCGCTTCGCTCCATTGAAAATTGCAAAGTGCAAAATGAAAATTGTAGATTGTATTTTTTAATTTTGCATTCTGCATTTTGCAATCTTCAATTTGCAATTTTAGCCCTTCTTTACCCACTCATCGATCTTGTTTCTTATATCTTCAGATAAATCCAGAAATTTTATACCCATGCCTGGCTCATGCTGAGACCTTGGGACAAATTCTCTGCGCCACATAACACAGCACTTGCATCTTGCCACAGTTTTGTCAGGGAGGGTAAACTCTATAAAAAACCCTTCTCCAATATTTTTGGGATTAACAGATGTAATGAACATCCCGCCCCTGCCTATAACCTTTGCGTAGCCGAAAAAACTTTTGCTGTCCGACTCCACCTTGACCTTGAGGACAAGGAGGGGGTTTCTTAAGTTTTTTCTCCTGTCGGGACGCAGAAGCACATAGTCCTGTTTGTCTTTTTTGTCACCATTTACCATAGTGAATAATACTCTCCAATGTCTTCCTGTTCTTCTCTTCTTTTACAAGAGGGACTTTTGGATAACCGATTGCTATTAGCGCAACTACCTCTATATGAGAAGGTATGTCGAGAATATCTTTAACCCTTAATGGGTCAATTGCCGCAATCCAGCAAGTTCCAAGCCCCTCTGCCGTTGCAACAGCTATCATCTCAGTTAGTGCAATGGTTACATCAACCCACGCATAGTTTTTGCCGTCCGCCTTTCTGACCCATGCCTTTGAGGGCTCTGCACATGCGGCAATAATAAGCGGCGCGGCTTTAAACCCTTCTTTTATGAACACATTATCTAATTTTTTTCTATCCGCTTTTTCAATTATTATAAAATGCCACGGCTGGCAATTGGCCGCGCTCTGCGCCCTTCTGAGCGCCTCAAGAAGACGCTCAAGCTTGTCTTTTTCTATTTCCCTGTCCGCAAATTCCCTGATGCTTTTTCTTCGCTCAAACAAATCATAAAAGGTTTTAAGCTTTTCATCCATGGGGTAAGCCTCCAACTCAAATCATCGCCTCAACAAACTCCCTTGCATCAAATTCCCTTAAATCTTCCACATCTTCCCCGACACCTATAAATCGGATAGGTATCTTTAATTCATTTGCAATAGCCACTATTATGCCGCCTTTGGCTGTTCCATCCAGTTTGGTAAGGGCTATGCCGGTAAGACCGACTGCCTCGTTGAATATCCGCGCCTGAGCCAAGGCATTCTGACCGGTGGACGCATCCAATACCAAAAGCGCCTCATGCGGGCCGCC
Above is a window of Deltaproteobacteria bacterium DNA encoding:
- a CDS encoding PilZ domain-containing protein; amino-acid sequence: MVNGDKKDKQDYVLLRPDRRKNLRNPLLVLKVKVESDSKSFFGYAKVIGRGGMFITSVNPKNIGEGFFIEFTLPDKTVARCKCCVMWRREFVPRSQHEPGMGIKFLDLSEDIRNKIDEWVKKG
- a CDS encoding nitroreductase family protein — translated: MDEKLKTFYDLFERRKSIREFADREIEKDKLERLLEALRRAQSAANCQPWHFIIIEKADRKKLDNVFIKEGFKAAPLIIAACAEPSKAWVRKADGKNYAWVDVTIALTEMIAVATAEGLGTCWIAAIDPLRVKDILDIPSHIEVVALIAIGYPKVPLVKEEKNRKTLESIIHYGKW